The uncultured Methanomethylovorans sp. genome contains a region encoding:
- a CDS encoding peptide-methionine (S)-S-oxide reductase gives MNNHENIPKNEYEIATFAVGSSWKAEAVFRNKVRGIITSYTGYTGDEVQYPRLESGTENTIDLVQAVQIVFDPKIVPYERLLELFWELHDPTYLLKSEENNKQFKSIIYCHSEKQREKAISSKKKLERTEKTKCQINTQILPATHFFKIEKEVTESNHNAMKKNGINRSFPKKGLQHQAR, from the coding sequence ATGAATAATCACGAAAATATCCCCAAGAATGAGTATGAAATTGCAACTTTTGCTGTTGGAAGCTCTTGGAAAGCAGAGGCAGTATTTCGCAACAAGGTAAGAGGAATAATTACTTCCTACACAGGATACACAGGAGATGAAGTACAATACCCACGGCTTGAAAGTGGTACAGAGAATACAATTGATTTGGTACAGGCCGTGCAAATCGTCTTTGATCCAAAAATAGTTCCTTATGAGCGATTACTTGAATTATTCTGGGAATTGCATGACCCTACATATTTACTGAAGTCTGAAGAAAATAACAAACAATTCAAATCTATCATATATTGCCATTCTGAAAAACAGAGAGAAAAAGCAATCAGTTCTAAAAAGAAATTAGAAAGAACCGAAAAAACCAAATGTCAGATCAACACACAAATATTACCTGCAACCCATTTCTTTAAAATTGAAAAGGAAGTCACAGAGAGTAATCACAATGCCATGAAAAAAAATGGTATCAATAGGAGTTTTCCTAAAAAAGGTCTTCAACACCAGGCACGGTAA
- a CDS encoding ATP-binding cassette domain-containing protein gives MQDSSNHSDTGHLIDFRNITVTRSGKKLLDSISLQIGVAENVAIIGPNGSGKSSLIKTITREYRPLVNSPSVACRIMGKERWDIFDLQNLLGIVSGDLQHEYTRDIYGYEAVLSGFFSSIGVYKNHRVTYEMKCIVQTVMDFLEISHLQDKSISQMSTGEARRILIARALVHDPLALVLDEPTNSLDLYGLHKFREVMRRIAAVGKSIILVTHNLQDIIPEIERVILFKDGSIFMDGPKEQILTSSNLSLLFGLPVEVQSKGEYYRAWC, from the coding sequence ATGCAGGATAGCTCTAATCATTCAGACACAGGTCATTTGATAGATTTCAGGAATATCACAGTTACTCGTAGTGGGAAAAAGCTTCTTGATTCAATTTCCCTGCAAATAGGCGTGGCTGAGAACGTTGCTATCATTGGTCCAAATGGTTCTGGTAAGTCTTCTCTCATCAAGACCATTACCAGGGAATATCGGCCACTTGTCAATTCTCCAAGTGTTGCATGTCGTATTATGGGTAAAGAAAGATGGGATATATTCGATCTCCAAAATCTGCTGGGTATAGTTTCAGGCGATCTGCAGCATGAATATACTCGTGATATTTATGGCTATGAGGCTGTTTTATCTGGCTTTTTCAGTAGTATTGGAGTTTATAAAAATCATCGTGTCACCTACGAGATGAAGTGTATAGTCCAGACTGTAATGGATTTTTTGGAGATTTCTCATCTTCAGGATAAATCTATTTCTCAGATGTCAACTGGTGAGGCAAGAAGGATACTTATTGCAAGGGCCCTGGTTCATGATCCTTTGGCCCTTGTGCTTGATGAGCCTACTAACAGTCTTGATCTGTATGGCCTTCACAAGTTCAGGGAAGTAATGCGCAGAATTGCAGCTGTCGGCAAAAGCATAATACTTGTAACTCACAATCTTCAGGACATAATTCCAGAAATAGAAAGGGTCATTCTGTTCAAAGATGGGAGTATCTTCATGGATGGGCCAAAAGAACAGATTCTGACTTCCTCTAATCTTTCCTTACTATTTGGATTGCCAGTGGAGGTCCAAAGTAAAGGTGAATATTACCGTGCCTGGTGTTGA
- a CDS encoding ATP-binding cassette domain-containing protein, protein MGTLKQGNMRSTTPIIELRKLSYSYGNSKIEALKDINLEIYPGEKVAFLGANGAGKSTLFKHMNGILKPNSGEVLVHGEPISKKNIEKVRQTVGIVFQNPDDQILAPTVEQDVAFGPINMGLSEEDVASRVKEALGFVNMLGLEDRSPHHLSGGQKKRVAIAGILAMRPEVIVLDEPTAGLDPRSAENIMSVIETMNRELGITIILSTHDVDMVPLFADRVFLMHHGKIEAQGTATEIFKQQGLLEHVHLRIPRIAEVFELLKAEGLDVETKVTPADAKDEILRLLNVPKK, encoded by the coding sequence GTGGGAACATTGAAACAAGGAAACATGAGATCAACTACACCTATCATAGAACTTAGGAAACTTTCCTATTCTTATGGGAACAGCAAAATAGAGGCACTCAAAGACATAAACCTGGAAATATACCCAGGAGAAAAAGTGGCATTTCTCGGAGCCAATGGTGCCGGAAAATCTACATTATTTAAACACATGAATGGCATCCTAAAACCAAACTCTGGAGAAGTGTTAGTCCATGGGGAGCCAATATCTAAGAAAAACATAGAGAAAGTGCGCCAAACCGTAGGGATAGTTTTCCAAAACCCAGATGACCAGATCCTTGCACCCACTGTAGAACAAGATGTAGCTTTTGGGCCTATCAATATGGGACTCTCCGAAGAAGATGTTGCTTCAAGAGTGAAAGAAGCGTTGGGATTTGTGAATATGCTGGGACTTGAAGACAGGTCTCCTCACCATCTTAGCGGGGGCCAGAAAAAACGTGTTGCTATTGCCGGAATCCTGGCCATGAGACCAGAAGTCATAGTGTTGGATGAACCTACAGCCGGACTTGACCCAAGAAGTGCTGAAAATATTATGAGTGTCATTGAGACAATGAACCGTGAGCTTGGAATTACAATAATCCTGTCTACTCACGACGTGGACATGGTACCCCTTTTTGCAGACAGGGTTTTCCTGATGCATCATGGCAAGATAGAAGCACAGGGTACAGCAACCGAAATATTCAAACAACAGGGGCTGCTGGAACATGTACACCTGAGAATACCCAGGATAGCAGAAGTTTTTGAATTGCTCAAGGCTGAGGGCCTGGATGTAGAAACAAAAGTTACACCTGCAGATGCCAAGGACGAGATCCTGAGGCTATTAAATGTACCTAAGAAATAA
- the cbiQ gene encoding cobalt ECF transporter T component CbiQ, protein MEITLTDIEKEAYKDSPVHRLDGRVKLLATILMIVFAVSLPRVHDDNLIRLAFVESYLIILMALARLNPVYIIVRFLAVLPFGLGVIVVQPFVRQPFFDSFTEYPLDLPFGLTMTYEGLAFGITLLAKFIVCISAIIVLSSTTKMHDIVGAARRLGIPKEIALLLTMMVRYLFLFWSVLKRIRTAQKCRMFNIWNKKVHRKWVLEQVGYTISSIFLMAYEQGERTYISMLCRGYGQNGNVKIHNKELKMLDILFSGITLLVLLASYFVAYA, encoded by the coding sequence ATGGAGATAACCCTTACAGATATTGAAAAGGAAGCTTACAAGGATAGTCCAGTACATCGCCTTGATGGTCGGGTGAAGCTCCTTGCCACAATTCTGATGATCGTTTTCGCAGTAAGCCTGCCCCGCGTCCATGACGATAACCTGATACGTTTGGCCTTTGTAGAATCATACCTTATAATTTTGATGGCATTGGCAAGGCTGAACCCTGTATATATAATAGTGCGGTTTCTGGCAGTGCTGCCCTTCGGGCTTGGAGTAATTGTAGTCCAGCCTTTTGTAAGACAGCCATTCTTTGATTCCTTTACAGAATATCCTCTTGATCTGCCATTTGGACTAACAATGACGTACGAAGGTCTGGCCTTCGGAATAACACTGCTGGCAAAGTTTATCGTATGTATCAGTGCAATAATAGTGCTTTCATCCACTACAAAAATGCATGATATTGTGGGAGCTGCAAGAAGATTAGGCATCCCAAAGGAAATCGCATTGTTGCTTACCATGATGGTCCGCTATCTGTTTCTGTTCTGGAGTGTGCTTAAACGTATCCGTACAGCTCAGAAGTGCCGTATGTTTAACATATGGAATAAAAAAGTTCACCGCAAGTGGGTGCTGGAACAAGTTGGGTATACGATCAGTTCGATCTTTTTGATGGCCTACGAACAGGGAGAAAGAACATATATCAGCATGCTGTGCAGAGGATACGGACAAAACGGCAATGTGAAAATTCACAACAAAGAACTGAAAATGTTGGATATACTCTTTTCTGGAATCACACTTCTAGTCCTTCTTGCATCTTATTTTGTGGCTTATGCATAA
- a CDS encoding PDGLE domain-containing protein produces the protein MSQNVIANKSNMKFLYVGIIIALILAVVAPFLASPDPDGLESAAGGLVSEDRLSAMEEEGPVFSSPLPDYSIEGMGKSGEVAAILAGTLLVLGISYGLGKIIKK, from the coding sequence ATGAGTCAAAATGTGATTGCTAATAAGTCCAACATGAAATTCCTCTATGTAGGTATAATCATAGCCCTAATACTTGCTGTAGTTGCTCCTTTTCTGGCATCTCCTGATCCAGATGGTCTGGAAAGTGCGGCAGGTGGGCTCGTGAGTGAGGATCGACTATCGGCGATGGAAGAAGAGGGGCCCGTGTTTTCTTCACCTCTGCCGGATTATTCCATTGAAGGTATGGGTAAATCAGGTGAAGTAGCTGCAATACTTGCAGGTACTCTGCTTGTGCTAGGCATAAGTTATGGTCTGGGGAAAATAATAAAGAAGTGA
- the cbiM gene encoding cobalt transporter CbiM has protein sequence MHIPDSFVPLGQAIIYWIIALPFIFMALKWAGKEMDDTKVPILAALAAGIFAIQALNIPIGMGTSGHMVGATLVAIIFASPWAGVLVLTLVLLVQGFVFGDGGITTMGANILNMGVISGFIGYYTFVALMNRNLSLQISSFIGAWLGLLVSALVCAVQMYLAGTFPLVPGLIAMGTYHFIIGLIGEGLITAVALSAIASSRPDLLESKLLVKRSSKA, from the coding sequence ATGCATATACCTGATTCATTTGTACCTCTTGGGCAGGCCATCATCTATTGGATAATAGCGCTGCCTTTCATTTTCATGGCTCTTAAATGGGCTGGAAAAGAAATGGATGACACGAAAGTTCCAATACTTGCTGCCCTTGCAGCAGGTATATTTGCGATTCAGGCCCTAAACATCCCTATAGGGATGGGTACCAGTGGTCACATGGTGGGAGCTACGCTCGTAGCTATCATATTCGCAAGCCCCTGGGCTGGTGTGCTGGTGTTGACTCTGGTGTTGCTCGTACAGGGTTTCGTGTTTGGTGATGGTGGTATAACTACAATGGGTGCCAACATTCTGAACATGGGTGTAATCTCTGGATTCATAGGTTACTACACATTTGTTGCTCTCATGAATCGCAATCTCAGTCTGCAGATCTCATCTTTCATTGGCGCATGGCTTGGTTTGCTCGTATCAGCCCTCGTATGCGCGGTTCAGATGTACCTTGCTGGTACTTTCCCACTGGTGCCAGGGCTGATTGCCATGGGTACGTATCACTTTATCATAGGACTAATCGGTGAAGGTCTCATCACTGCTGTTGCGCTTAGTGCAATTGCAAGCTCAAGGCCCGATCTGCTGGAGAGTAAGTTACTGGTCAAAAGGAGTTCTAAAGCATGA
- a CDS encoding shikimate kinase, whose protein sequence is MNITLVGMPGSGKTSIGQEVARTLEYNFVDIDQLIRQKAGCTLQDIIDTKGDQALVLLEEKIVLGLPIGDGIVISPGGSIVYSEKAMNFLKEKSIIIFLHTPLSKVKQQIDNQESRGIVGLKGRSLEQLFAERFPLFQKYADMSINIGDKDTVSSVAGKVVEAIRYVPEK, encoded by the coding sequence ATGAACATAACATTAGTAGGGATGCCAGGTTCAGGGAAAACCTCAATAGGTCAGGAAGTTGCCAGAACACTTGAGTATAACTTTGTTGATATTGATCAATTGATCCGGCAAAAAGCAGGGTGTACTCTTCAGGACATTATAGATACTAAAGGAGATCAAGCTCTGGTGCTTCTGGAAGAGAAGATCGTCCTTGGACTTCCTATTGGTGATGGGATTGTCATATCTCCCGGTGGTAGTATAGTATATTCCGAAAAGGCAATGAATTTCCTTAAAGAAAAGTCTATTATTATATTCCTGCATACTCCTCTTTCGAAGGTCAAACAACAAATTGATAATCAGGAATCCAGGGGCATCGTAGGCTTAAAAGGCCGAAGTCTTGAGCAACTTTTTGCCGAGAGATTTCCCCTCTTCCAGAAATATGCAGACATGAGTATTAATATAGGGGATAAAGATACCGTTAGTTCTGTAGCAGGCAAAGTGGTGGAAGCCATTCGTTATGTTCCTGAAAAATGA
- a CDS encoding PFL family protein: MLIHPEEIVETIQMVTTESLDIRTVTMGINLRDCSHPDIDEFNANIYDKITTYAKDLVQVTDEISRLYGIPIVNKRISVTPIAIVAEACKCDDYVSIARTLDKAASKVSVNFIGGFSALVHKGITPGDLRLINSIPQALATTEKVCSSVNVATTNAGINMDAVALMGSVIKQTAALTADRNGIGCAKLVVFANAPEDNPFMAGAFHGVGEADCAINVGVSGPGVVNAAVRALKDPTLNEISETIKKTAFKITRMGEKVGREVSSRLNAQFGVLDLSLAPTPAVGDSVAAILEAMGLERCGTHGTTAALALLNDAVKKGGSMASSSVGGLSGAFIPISEDAGMIRAVEDGSLTLDKLEAMTSVCSVGLDMIAVPGDTPVSTISAIIADEMAIGMINCKTTAVRLIPVPGKQVGDEVEFGGLLGRAPVMAVNRFSSEKFISRGGKIPAPIQALNN, encoded by the coding sequence ATGCTCATTCATCCTGAAGAAATAGTTGAGACCATACAGATGGTCACTACCGAAAGTCTGGATATCCGTACAGTCACCATGGGTATAAACCTGCGGGATTGCAGTCACCCGGATATTGATGAATTCAACGCTAACATCTACGATAAGATCACCACTTATGCTAAGGACCTCGTGCAGGTGACAGACGAAATATCCCGCCTCTACGGCATTCCTATTGTCAACAAAAGAATATCTGTTACTCCTATTGCTATTGTGGCAGAAGCCTGCAAATGTGACGATTATGTATCTATAGCAAGAACCTTGGATAAAGCAGCCTCCAAGGTCAGCGTGAATTTCATCGGAGGTTTTAGTGCCCTAGTACACAAAGGCATCACTCCCGGTGATCTGCGACTCATCAATTCCATTCCTCAAGCTCTTGCAACAACGGAGAAGGTTTGCTCTTCAGTAAACGTAGCAACCACAAATGCAGGAATAAATATGGATGCTGTGGCTCTCATGGGTAGTGTCATCAAGCAGACTGCAGCTCTTACAGCAGATAGGAATGGCATTGGGTGCGCCAAGCTTGTTGTATTTGCAAATGCGCCGGAGGACAACCCTTTCATGGCAGGAGCATTTCACGGTGTAGGCGAAGCTGACTGTGCAATAAATGTAGGTGTCAGTGGCCCAGGTGTAGTGAATGCCGCTGTCCGGGCTCTCAAAGACCCAACCCTTAATGAGATCTCAGAGACCATCAAAAAAACAGCTTTCAAGATCACGCGCATGGGTGAAAAGGTAGGGCGTGAAGTATCGTCTCGTCTTAATGCACAGTTTGGTGTGTTGGATCTTTCTCTTGCACCTACTCCTGCAGTTGGTGACAGTGTAGCAGCAATACTTGAAGCCATGGGTCTTGAAAGATGTGGTACTCATGGTACTACAGCAGCTCTTGCTTTGCTTAACGATGCTGTTAAAAAAGGCGGTTCTATGGCATCTTCATCCGTAGGCGGGTTAAGTGGTGCTTTTATCCCTATAAGCGAAGATGCGGGCATGATCAGAGCTGTGGAAGATGGTTCTCTTACTCTGGATAAACTTGAAGCCATGACAAGTGTGTGCTCAGTAGGTCTTGACATGATAGCAGTGCCGGGAGATACTCCAGTTTCAACAATATCAGCTATCATTGCAGATGAAATGGCAATAGGTATGATCAACTGTAAAACTACAGCTGTACGTCTGATTCCAGTTCCCGGTAAACAGGTGGGCGATGAGGTGGAATTCGGCGGCCTTCTGGGAAGAGCACCTGTAATGGCAGTGAACCGTTTCAGCTCGGAAAAGTTCATCTCAAGAGGTGGAAAGATACCAGCACCTATACAGGCCCTAAACAACTGA
- a CDS encoding ACT domain-containing protein, whose protein sequence is MISSRFVITVIGIDRVGIVAGITAVMSKHNVNIVDITQTIMQGLFTMIMLAEIQGENFDLTAFQNSMAEEGKRLGVEVKVQHEDAFTCMHRI, encoded by the coding sequence ATGATTTCAAGCCGTTTTGTTATTACCGTCATTGGTATCGATAGAGTAGGTATAGTGGCCGGCATTACTGCAGTAATGTCCAAGCACAACGTGAACATAGTTGACATCACCCAAACCATCATGCAAGGCCTCTTTACAATGATCATGCTGGCAGAAATTCAAGGTGAGAATTTCGATCTGACTGCATTCCAGAACAGCATGGCAGAAGAAGGTAAAAGACTTGGTGTGGAAGTCAAAGTACAGCATGAAGATGCCTTCACTTGCATGCACAGGATCTGA
- a CDS encoding DUF5371 domain-containing protein: MVKIVHAQTVLTEEELEALKKKCNEPSTKEALSIAVQHYLECEYTDLGDKMWTKKLERVVQKKKSQNL; encoded by the coding sequence ATGGTGAAAATCGTACACGCTCAGACCGTGCTGACAGAAGAAGAACTTGAAGCTCTCAAGAAGAAATGTAACGAGCCATCTACAAAGGAGGCTCTGAGCATCGCTGTACAGCATTATCTTGAGTGTGAATACACGGACCTCGGAGATAAAATGTGGACGAAAAAATTAGAGAGGGTCGTCCAAAAGAAAAAATCTCAAAATTTGTAA
- a CDS encoding type IV pilin N-terminal domain-containing protein has translation MCKANQFLEEEGAVSPVIGVILMVAITVILAAVIAAFVFGMGPPEQAPQASIRGSADTVGGFSVIKLEHQGGEALSLTDSKTKMTLDGSAVNFEGLAESETQYDAGEALYLYNTSADGYFLTTKANVTDGALAAANAEENLASTGTTSNVKIIDVGSQQMIADLKVNF, from the coding sequence ATGTGCAAAGCAAACCAATTCCTCGAGGAAGAGGGCGCAGTATCCCCGGTCATCGGTGTTATCCTGATGGTCGCCATTACTGTCATCCTTGCAGCAGTAATTGCTGCGTTCGTGTTCGGCATGGGACCACCGGAACAGGCACCACAGGCAAGCATTAGAGGTAGTGCTGATACCGTAGGTGGATTCAGCGTAATTAAACTTGAGCACCAGGGTGGAGAAGCACTCAGCCTGACTGACTCTAAGACGAAGATGACTCTGGACGGAAGTGCTGTGAACTTCGAAGGCTTAGCAGAGTCAGAGACGCAGTATGATGCAGGAGAAGCATTGTACTTGTACAATACTAGCGCAGATGGATATTTCCTTACTACAAAGGCTAATGTCACTGACGGTGCACTTGCAGCAGCAAATGCAGAAGAAAACTTGGCATCGACGGGTACCACTTCTAACGTCAAGATTATAGACGTTGGCAGCCAGCAGATGATTGCTGACCTCAAGGTCAACTTCTAA